The following proteins are encoded in a genomic region of Gammaproteobacteria bacterium:
- a CDS encoding methyl-accepting chemotaxis protein → MKQIKFKQLLFFMALGTGTLLSIFGIGTYQTSSDLTEAIRKQESLTDTMLLLKETRFNIVQIQQFLTDVGATGDYGAQSEAQEHLAAANSLLDKLSNDHPILKVALLEAKQSLHALYDTGVRMAEAYVEIGRDEGNAIMKASGSGFDDASALLASQIEAMVKTVDEEYRESVRVLDEVTALKTKFGYANVATTLMLFMIIFSTIYRKILPPLNNLMRSLNDLNSGRSDLSRRLPVDSSDELGLVVNQFNLFIDKLQRMVDQLRNSVTPVADAAHKVEEASSKTHESSQTQAEETEKVAAAITEMAATVQEVARNASTTMDATDSAMDQAKHGNAVVKQTIENINALANEVENASKVINQMDSFSIEVGNVLEVIKEIAEQTNLLALNAAIEAARAGEQGRGFAVVADEVRTLAGRTQSSTAEIEDMVDKLQRTARTAVSAMQSGHEKAKLSVHSASIAGESLDTITAAVTTIHNMTAQIATAAEEQNAVAEEINRNVLVIRDIASNNFVSANDAKRELSVLVELADHLKEVSQQF, encoded by the coding sequence ATGAAACAGATCAAATTCAAACAATTACTATTCTTTATGGCTTTGGGTACCGGAACCCTGCTCAGTATATTTGGTATAGGCACATACCAGACCAGTAGTGATCTTACTGAAGCCATACGCAAACAAGAATCGCTTACCGACACCATGCTGTTACTGAAAGAGACACGTTTCAATATTGTGCAAATTCAGCAATTCCTGACTGATGTCGGCGCTACAGGTGACTACGGAGCGCAATCTGAAGCACAGGAACATCTCGCCGCTGCAAACTCCTTATTGGATAAACTTTCAAATGATCATCCCATACTCAAGGTGGCTCTGCTTGAGGCTAAGCAATCGCTACATGCGCTTTATGATACGGGTGTGCGGATGGCAGAGGCCTATGTAGAGATAGGCCGTGATGAGGGTAACGCGATAATGAAGGCCTCCGGCTCCGGATTTGATGATGCCTCAGCCCTACTCGCTTCACAGATTGAAGCCATGGTAAAAACGGTAGATGAAGAATATCGGGAATCTGTGCGCGTGCTTGACGAGGTAACTGCGCTAAAAACAAAATTTGGATACGCCAATGTTGCAACCACATTAATGTTATTCATGATTATTTTCAGTACGATTTATCGAAAAATTTTACCTCCATTGAATAATCTGATGCGCTCGCTTAACGATTTGAACAGTGGCCGCTCAGATCTGTCCCGCCGCTTGCCGGTAGACAGCTCAGACGAACTAGGACTCGTAGTAAATCAATTCAATCTATTCATTGACAAATTGCAGCGCATGGTCGACCAGCTTCGCAATTCGGTTACGCCTGTTGCAGACGCTGCACATAAAGTGGAAGAAGCCAGTAGCAAAACCCATGAAAGTTCACAGACCCAGGCTGAAGAGACTGAAAAAGTTGCTGCTGCGATCACTGAAATGGCTGCAACCGTGCAGGAAGTCGCAAGAAATGCGTCTACAACTATGGATGCCACTGACAGCGCAATGGATCAAGCCAAACACGGAAACGCTGTTGTTAAACAAACCATAGAAAATATCAATGCCTTGGCAAATGAAGTAGAAAACGCATCCAAGGTCATTAACCAAATGGATAGCTTTAGTATTGAGGTTGGTAACGTCCTCGAAGTCATCAAAGAAATTGCGGAACAAACTAATTTGCTGGCATTAAACGCCGCGATTGAAGCCGCACGAGCAGGAGAACAGGGTCGAGGATTTGCGGTTGTCGCGGACGAAGTGCGAACGCTTGCCGGACGCACCCAATCCTCAACAGCCGAAATTGAGGACATGGTGGACAAACTACAACGCACGGCGCGTACTGCGGTTAGCGCCATGCAGTCCGGCCATGAAAAGGCCAAACTAAGTGTTCATAGCGCCTCAATTGCGGGCGAGTCGCTCGACACCATCACCGCAGCGGTAACCACCATTCATAACATGACAGCGCAGATTGCAACTGCCGCAGAGGAACAAAATGCAGTCGCGGAGGAAATCAATCGAAACGTACTTGTTATCAGAGATATTGCCTCTAACAATTTTGTCTCGGCAAACGATGCGAAACGGGAACTCTCCGTGTTGGTCGAATTGGCCGACCATCTTAAAGAGGTATCGCAGCAGTTCTAA
- the modA gene encoding molybdate ABC transporter substrate-binding protein: MLCSSGRVDAGQVSIAVSSNFLSSAKKIASQFEATTGHKVQMSSASTGKLYAQILNGAPYDIFLAANKSEPQRLEEEGRVLAGSRFTYARGILALFSIQAEKSLTIEQVNSSARIAIANPLLAPYGVAADQVLRQYSKAVEPRNLIRAENVGQVFLYTVSQNVDMGFVALSQIIEAYDKIPVGKVWIPNQKYYTPIEQQAVLLKRAKDNAAAHAFYDFLQSVKTQALIHKMGYAE; this comes from the coding sequence GTGCTCTGCAGTTCAGGGAGGGTTGATGCCGGGCAAGTCTCGATTGCGGTTTCCAGTAATTTTTTGAGTAGCGCAAAAAAAATCGCGTCACAATTTGAAGCAACGACTGGTCATAAAGTACAAATGAGCAGCGCATCGACCGGAAAATTGTATGCGCAGATACTCAATGGCGCGCCATACGATATTTTTCTCGCGGCAAATAAATCAGAGCCACAGCGTTTGGAGGAAGAAGGTAGGGTGCTGGCGGGTAGTCGTTTTACCTACGCTCGTGGAATTCTCGCCTTATTTTCAATACAAGCAGAAAAGTCGTTAACTATTGAACAGGTAAACTCATCGGCTCGAATTGCGATTGCCAATCCTCTCCTCGCACCTTATGGCGTCGCTGCCGATCAGGTGCTAAGGCAATATTCAAAGGCGGTTGAGCCACGCAATCTCATACGCGCCGAAAACGTAGGACAAGTGTTTCTTTATACAGTTTCGCAGAATGTCGATATGGGCTTTGTGGCGCTTTCGCAGATTATAGAGGCGTACGATAAAATACCTGTAGGCAAGGTTTGGATTCCCAATCAGAAATATTACACACCGATCGAGCAACAAGCGGTACTCCTGAAAAGGGCGAAAGACAATGCGGCAGCTCATGCTTTCTATGACTTTTTGCAATCCGTTAAGACGCAAGCACTCATCCACAAAATGGGCTACGCCGAGTAG
- the modB gene encoding molybdate ABC transporter permease subunit: MAIDVTPFILTFKLAALTVFVLLILGTPLAWWLATTRSATKTVIESITALPLVLPPTVLGFYMLILLGPNGTIGEVWQSMFGVSLTFSFSGLVIASCFYSLPFVVQPLQTAFELIDKRVIEASWTLGKSKVQTFFLIVMPLARRGFITALVLGFAHTVGEFGVVLMVGGNIPGETKVISIAIYEQVETIDFASAHISSAILLLFSFIVLLAVYTSNRRWYRGVRV, encoded by the coding sequence ATGGCTATAGACGTTACACCATTCATATTGACTTTTAAACTGGCGGCACTGACGGTTTTCGTTCTGTTGATATTGGGCACGCCATTGGCGTGGTGGCTGGCGACAACACGAAGCGCCACGAAAACGGTAATCGAATCGATAACAGCGTTGCCGCTGGTTTTACCGCCCACGGTGCTTGGGTTCTACATGCTTATCCTACTTGGTCCCAATGGCACCATTGGCGAAGTGTGGCAGTCAATGTTTGGTGTCTCACTGACATTTAGCTTTAGTGGATTAGTTATCGCGTCCTGTTTCTATTCGTTGCCGTTCGTCGTACAGCCTTTGCAAACCGCTTTCGAGTTAATCGATAAACGAGTAATTGAAGCTTCCTGGACCTTAGGAAAAAGCAAAGTACAAACGTTTTTTCTGATAGTGATGCCACTTGCACGACGCGGTTTCATTACAGCGCTGGTTTTGGGTTTCGCCCATACTGTTGGTGAATTCGGTGTGGTTTTAATGGTAGGCGGTAACATTCCAGGTGAGACTAAAGTTATTTCTATTGCCATCTATGAGCAAGTCGAAACCATAGATTTCGCCTCTGCGCATATCAGTTCGGCGATCTTGTTGCTGTTCTCATTTATAGTCCTGTTGGCAGTGTATACCTCAAATCGACGATGGTATCGCGGAGTGCGGGTATGA
- a CDS encoding ABC transporter ATP-binding protein, which yields MSRLSITCSKQYREFALSVDLEFEGGKIVVLLGPSGSGKTTLLRLIAGLEKPDEGRIDFNDECWFDSQHKRYLPPRHRHIGMVFQDYALFEHLSVEKNIGFGVNRDRRREQTTNWSKRLHLENQLSSIPAQLSGGQRQRVALARALATEPALLLLDEPLSAIDFSLRRQLRREIKQVLREWNQTVILVTHDLDEARYFADELVLMHEGSVVQSGKQNTLFEQPINSVAAKMLGWTNCLEVERVQNDTLFGSWGSCRYKSGFKGESGRLYFKRSDLRLAHKDEVALTGKIIHVVTSIDECEVEIALSDGTVIEAVNREFVESCSVGDIVRIVPEGESILFFPNSME from the coding sequence ATGAGTCGTCTGAGCATAACTTGCAGCAAGCAATACCGTGAATTCGCCTTGTCCGTAGATCTCGAATTTGAAGGTGGAAAAATTGTTGTCTTACTCGGCCCATCGGGCAGTGGTAAAACGACATTATTGAGGCTCATTGCTGGGCTGGAAAAACCCGACGAGGGCAGAATTGATTTTAACGATGAATGCTGGTTTGACAGTCAACATAAGCGTTACTTACCACCGCGACATAGACACATCGGTATGGTGTTTCAGGATTACGCATTGTTTGAACATTTATCTGTCGAAAAGAACATAGGTTTCGGTGTGAATCGGGATAGACGTCGAGAACAAACAACTAATTGGTCTAAACGCCTACATCTTGAAAATCAGCTTTCCTCAATACCAGCGCAATTATCGGGTGGGCAACGACAGCGTGTTGCATTGGCCAGAGCGCTAGCCACCGAACCGGCGCTCTTACTTCTTGATGAGCCGCTATCCGCTATTGATTTTTCTTTGCGGCGTCAGTTACGTCGTGAAATTAAGCAAGTGTTGCGTGAGTGGAACCAAACTGTCATTTTAGTTACCCACGATTTGGATGAAGCGCGGTATTTCGCCGATGAGCTTGTTTTGATGCATGAAGGTTCTGTTGTCCAGTCAGGAAAACAGAACACTTTATTTGAACAACCGATAAATTCCGTTGCAGCCAAAATGCTCGGATGGACGAACTGTCTTGAGGTTGAAAGAGTCCAAAACGATACTTTGTTTGGATCCTGGGGAAGTTGTAGATACAAGTCAGGGTTTAAAGGTGAAAGCGGTCGCTTGTATTTTAAGCGATCAGATTTGCGACTAGCGCATAAAGACGAAGTGGCCTTGACCGGAAAGATTATTCATGTGGTGACATCAATCGATGAATGTGAAGTAGAGATAGCGTTAAGCGATGGAACAGTGATTGAGGCAGTGAATCGAGAGTTTGTCGAGAGTTGCAGCGTAGGCGATATCGTTAGAATCGTTCCTGAAGGTGAATCCATTCTCTTTTTCCCTAACAGCATGGAATAG